The following coding sequences lie in one Gorilla gorilla gorilla isolate KB3781 chromosome 5, NHGRI_mGorGor1-v2.1_pri, whole genome shotgun sequence genomic window:
- the KCNK16 gene encoding potassium channel subfamily K member 16 isoform X4 gives MEQFVQVIMEAWVKGVNPKGNSTNPSNWDFGSSFFFAGTVVTTIGYGNLAPSTEAGQVFCVFYALLGIPLNVIFLNHLGTGLRAHLATIERWEDRPRRSQVLQVLGLALFLTLGTLVILIFPPMVFSHVEGWSFSEGFYFAFITLSTIGFGDYVVGLRQGCGAKAAPGRRPRRGSTAARGVQVTPQDFPISKKGLGS, from the exons GTCATCATGGAAGCCTGGGTGAAAGGTGTGAACCCCAAAGGCAACTCCACCAACCCCAGCAACTGGGACTTTGGCAGCAGTTTCTTCTTCGCAGGCACAGTCGTCACTACCATAG GATATGGGAACCTGGCACCCAGCACAGAGGCAGGTCAGGTCTTCTGTGTCTTCTATGCCCTGTTGGGCATCCCGCTTAACGTGATCTTCCTCAACCACCTGGGCACAGGGCTGCGTGCCCATCTGGCCACCATTGAGAGATGGGAGGACCGGCCCAGGCGCTCCCAG GTACTGCAAGTCCTGGGCCTGGCTCTGTTCCTGACCCTGGGGACGCTGGTCATTCTCATCTTCCCACCCATGGTCTTCAGCCATGTGGAGGGCTGGAGCTTCAGCGAGGGTTTCTACTTTGCTTTCATCACTCTCAGCACCATTGGCTTCGGGGACTATGTTGTTG GTCTGAGGCAAGGCTGTGGAGCCAAGGCGGCTCCAGGCAGGAGACCCAGGAGAGGCTCTACAGCAGCAAGAGGAGTCCAAGTCACACCCCAGGACTTCCCCATATCCAAGAAAGGACTGGGAAGCTGA